The Balaenoptera musculus isolate JJ_BM4_2016_0621 chromosome 5, mBalMus1.pri.v3, whole genome shotgun sequence region TTCCTGCTGGcctccatctccctcctccagtctAAAGATTTGATAttgctttttctccctttgtcattgttattcatttatggcttttttttctttagtgtcttTTTCAAACTAAAAAGGAATATACTCTCATTGTAAAATAGCCAATAGTTCATAAGGCTGTAAAGAAAAAGTTAGTTACCCCGATCCAATCCTCAAATCTTATTCCCAGTacacttttctttctaaaaataaaattttattaaacatgCTGTATTTCTTCTACTTTAAGAAGCACttcccccgacacacacacacattttaacatctctgaaatcaaaCTGTATCATACAGTCAATGGTGCCTTAGATTTGGTTAAATTCATTATTGGTCTGCAAAGTGCTATTTTTACTTGTTAACATGGGTCATGATTCCAAACCAGCAATTACCTCCAGGATAACCTTTCTAAAGTACAAATCTGGTAGGGTCACTACCCTCCCAAAAATTCTTCAAagattcccctccccaccccacctccactccccagGTCCTTCATTTTCTGACTCCCTCCTACTTTTGCAAGTCTTGTTTCCAGCACATCCTCACACATCCTCTTCCTTAAAGCCAGGTAGATCTGTTTGCAGTTAGTTCCCCAGATAGACTCTGCTGAGCCAGATCTTGGTGCTTTTGTACCAAtgtttcctctgcctcttcctcacATCCTCTACTCCAAGTTGCCTCTTATTGGAAAATCGTCCCAATCCCCCAAACTGAGTCTAGGCTCTGCCTTTACGTGCTGCCTCTCAATTTTTCCAGCATCTGATGCACTTAACGCACAAGTTTAAGCCATTTCTCTTGTTTGTTGCTCCCAGTAAATAGTGAGCTCTCAAGCATGTGTTCCAGCACTGCCAGGGCAACATAGGTGCCccataaatatttctgaagatGAGGAACTATACATGAGGGAAGCATAAAAATGTTCCCTGAGATAAGGTGAAGAGCATTCTAATTGACTATCACCTTAACCTgagacaagagagagaaaaaggaagagagaagatctGGACACCAAACCACCTGGGCATCCAGAAAGCTAAAgcaatggttttgtttttcttccctttccccattttCTACTCCTCCAGACCTGCTAATTCCACCCTCAACTAAAGATAATCTGATTTCAACAACCATGACTTTGATgaccccttcctttctttctagtcCTAAGTGCTTCAAGTTCAAACCTCTATGTCATCACCCCCTCTTGCCACAAGTCCCCTATTTTGTAACCAGAGTTTTGGAAAGTACCAAAGGGGGATTCTTTCCACTTGCCACTCTTCAGTGCCCCCCTGAGTTTTCTGTTTGGACTCCCTCCTGCCCCAGTTGTGGACACACCTGGCAAGTTCTATCAAGCctccatcaagaaaaaaaaaaaccacacagacacatacaaaaGGAAGCTAAAGTTTAACACAAaacctttattttaataactattctAAAGGCTTGATGTTAAGGTAGAGACCTCAGTGGAAAACATTTACCCCCTCTTAACCCAGTATTGGGTTTGGATTCAAGAAAATgctgaaaatagaaaacaatgtttCCCAGTTCTTCTTTCTGACCTAAATAATTTAAAGCCAAGGATTGCAATTCATTCATGGAAAAGTACCAGGGTATGTTGGAGACTTAAAACAAAGCTCAGTTAATGTGGGTATGCGGCATCAGTAAAATTGGCCCATGATAACACATGTTGACAATTGTGCGGCCAACATACTTTCAGTACCCTCCCTCAGCAAAAAGAACAGGGACACATGAAACAATTAGAAATAgtagagcaaaagaagaaagagtggAAAGATGAGGGGAGTACAGGAAGGAAGACTAGCATTGACAGGGCAggagaaaataggaaatataGCCAACAGAGCATTCCAAAAAATAAGCATATTTGCTGTCACAGTTGGGGCTGAGGATAAACAACCAGTCACAATGGAAAGAAATAAGAAGACAGCTAAAGAAAAGAATGGGAGAGGTCGTGGAGTCAGATAGGTAAGTAGATAAAACAAGGAAAGTATTTTTGGCATGTAACTAGGACTGATAAAGAAACAGGATAAGACCAGAAGGATTATTACAGAAAGGGCAGGATCAACATGTGGACAAGTGAAATGCAGGGGGAAAGCAACTGTTAGGAAACGTGCTGTGATTCTACTGTCTTGAAGAGGCCAATGTTTTGAAACTAGAGTTTTTCAAGCTCTAGTCTACAAATGGACGTGGAATTAGGAAGTTCACGGCCCCGCAGGGGAGAATTAGAGTCAAGCAGACATTCCAGTGTTGGGAGCAGCAGGGTCAAATCAAGGAGCCTGTAATGCTTAACATTCTGAAGGTGTAGAGGAAACCTCACATTCGGAGGGAAAGACTTCACCACTTAAGCTAACACAAAAGAGACTGTACAAATCTCTTCTGTTCATAAATTGTgtactaaataaaaacaaaggcacCAAATACCTTAACTGTCGAGACGTTAATTCCTGTTCATCTCAGTTACTAGGGAATTCAACATCAAATTAGATTTTTCCAGCACCTTAACGTGAGACTGTCAGGAAGGAAAAAggcctttctttttcctgtaaccAACCTGTAATCTTCAGAGTGATTTCTCTTTTCGGTATAGACTTCGGTGTATTTGGACCCGTAGGCGCCAGGGTCCGGAGGAGCCGCCCCGGCAATATCACCAGATCAAGATAGGCTTGTTTTGGATGCAAAATGAGTTTTCCCCGACCTCGATACTGCCTCAGGGTATCTGAAATTAATAGCCTACATCGTTAATAAAAGTATGTTTTGAAGAGACAGCAAGATGCTGGTTAAGTTGCACCTTCTTCCCCACCCAGCGGCTTCAGCCGTGACTAACGAAGCAAAAGGAGAGGGCAAGAACAGGTCTATTGTTTTCGTTTCCTACGTGGCCGAAACCCAAAGGAGCATCGGGTCGCCTACCTGCCTTCCATTCCCCGGCCCGGGAGCGGCTGCGCGACCTGCCGGGCTGTACGTTGCCGGCTCCGGCTAGCTGGCGACCTCACCTACGGCGCTCTTCCGGGCTCGGACCAGCCTGACTCATCTGGGATGGGTGGCAGGGGTGGGCGAGACCTCAGAGGGTGGAGGGACAGGAGGAGGCGGGCCGTGCCCTTCCCCCAGAGCCGGGGAGGAGGCGTCGCCAGGGCGCAGGTGAAACCGACTCCGACCTATCCCGGGAACTTTCGCAGCGGGGACTCGCTGCGCGAGGCGCGCATCGCGCAGGGGCGGCCTGGGAGCCGCCCTCTCCCACCCTGGGCTGCGCGCGGGGGCTCAGCCCCGGGGCCTGTCCCCGGGGGACCCGCGGCCCTCTTGGCACGTTCAGGGGCTGCAAGCAGGCCGCGGCTGATGGAGGCGGGTGGCGCCGCCCCGGGCGCAGGTGACAGACGCCAGGCCAGGGTTTCTGTTGGCGGGGGAGAGCGCAGGGAGGGCGAGACGCAGACACCTCGGGGCCAGGGGACGACGGGGCAGCGATGGCCCGAGAGTTGAGCCAGGAGGCACTACTGGACTTTCTGCGTCAGGCCGGGGGCCGAGTGACCAACGCCGCCTTGCTGAGCCACTTCAAGAGCTTCCTCCGAGACCCCGATACGCCCCCCAGCCAGCACCAGCGCCGCCGCGAGCTTTTCAAGGGCTTCGTCAACTCGGTGGCCGCAGTGCGCCAGGACCCCGACGGCACCAAGTACGTGGTGCTCAAAAGGAGGTACAGGGAccttttgggggaggaggggctgcagcGACCCAGCGACCCGCCCGCGGCCGCCGCCCCTGCAGGGGGAGCTGCGCCCAGCTTCCCGCTCCTCGCGCGCAGTggggagccgccgccgccgccgcagcaaccccggcggcggcggcgcgagAAGGAGCTAGAGGAGGAGCCAGCAGGTGCCGCAGACCCGGCCGCCGGGGCAGGTTGCGATGGACTCCTCGCCAGCGGGGCCCGGGAGGCGGCCCGGAGAGGCGGCCGGCGGAGGGGCAGCTCCGGCCACAGGGCGCCGGTGCCCGCGGCCGCCCAGGATGGAGCGAGGTGCGCGGCGGCCGAGACGCAGGGCGGCTGCTGCTGGGAATGCCTCCAGAACGGCCTGGGGGGACTCCCGGGCGAGCCGCTGCTCGGCTCACTCCCCGACACCCCCACCGCCACCGCCAGCGCCTGGGAGAAGCCGGCGCCGGCCCCGCCTGCCCAGGACGACCGCGGGGCTCCCAGGCCGCAGCGGGAAGGTGCGCCCGCGGAGCCCCCGCCGGTGTCCGCGGCACCCCGCTCTCCTCCGACAACCGTCGAGGCTGCTGGGAGCGGGGCTTCCCCGCCTgctctcctgtcctgccccactCCCCCCGGAGAGCCGCCCGAGCTGGTGACCCCGAGCTCCCTGCATTATTCGACcctgaagcagcagcagcagcgcaCTCGAGAGTGGGTGGCCAGACACCCCCAGATACCCAAGGCCCGAGACCAGGGTCCCATCCGAGCCTGGTCGATACTGCCAGACAATTTCCCCCAGCTACCCTCGGAGCCGGGCTTCTGGGTCCCGGAATCTAAGCCAGCACCTCcggacctccctcctccccctcattCTCTCTTTCCCGCTGTTTCGGAATCCTGGCCCGGGAAGTCTCCACTGGCAGTCTTTCGTAGCATTCGTTGTCAGCTGTCCCTACAAGATCTGGAGGACTTTGTGGACCAGGAGAGCCACGGCAGTGAGGAGAGCAGCAGTGGACCCAAAGAGTCCCCTGGGGGTTCTGAAGAAGGGCTGCACCTTGCCCCGGGAGCCCCAGATGGGAGAAGGCTCAGGAATCCAGCTGGGGCCCCTTCTCCAAAGGAGGGCAGCCCCAGCAGGAGCCTTCAGGGCCTCAGGAACAGAGAGGATGGTCACCCTTCTCAGCCCGTCCCAATAGGAGCTGGTGGCCTTGCAGGCCACCCTCAGCCTTTGCCCTGGCCTGTCCCCAAATTAAGGAGATCCCTAAGGAGGAGCTCTAGGGCAGAGAGAGCCCAATTGTCCTCCTCTGATGAGGAGTGCCTTGAGGGGGATTTGCTGAAAAGGAGCCGGCGCCCTCCCCGGTCCAGGAGACCCTCGAAGGTGGGAGCAACGTCCAGCCCAAGGGTGGATGCCGCTTTGACACCAAAACCTGCAGACCTTAAGGCTACTGTTGTTGAGTGtggtcatccacacagctcatgGGCCCCTGGAGGGGAGAAGCTTGCAGCCTTGATCCCCACCAGATCTTCCGAGCACAAGTCATCCCTGGTCCCTCTTGATGCCAGGGAGCATGAATGGATTGTGAAGCTTGCCAGTGGCTCTTGGATTCAGGTGTTGACTTTGTTCTGGGAGGACCCCCAGCTGGCTTTGCACAAAGACTTTTTGACCGGGTACACTGCCTTGCACTGGATAGCCAAACACGGTGACCTCAGGGCCCTTCAGGACTTGGTCTCAGGCGCACAGAAAGCAGGGATTGCTCTCGATATAAATGTGAAGTCCAGTTGTGGGTATACCCCGCTGCACCTTGCAGCCATTCATGGCCACCAGGGGATCATCAAATTGCTAGTGCAAAGGTTGGCGTCTCGTGTGAACGTCCGGGACAGCAGTGGGAAGAAGCCTTGGCAGTATCTGACCAGTAATACCTCTGGGGAAATATGGCAGCTACTGGAAGCCCCACGGGGCAAGCCCATTTTTTCCACCTATCCCTTGGTTCGAAGCTCTTCCCCCACCAGGAAGGCCAAGAGCCGGGAAATATCTAGAAGTGTCACTCGAAAGACTTCCTTTGCTGCCCTGCTCAAAAGTCAGCACAGCAAATGGAGGTCAGCCAACCAGTATGAGAAATTCCCCAGTctaagggaaagagaagagtatAGTGACTGAGGGGAGCCCCTCTTTCCAACATGGCCTCCACACCCCCATCGTTGAGCTATTCAGTGAGAGAATCCAGGGGGAATGGAAAAATTGCTGAGGAGTTGGTCGAGAGGCCAAGTGAGATGGCCTACCTAGTGTTTACCTCCCTGGATTCTGCGTCAGCACATCCTGGACCTCAGAGGTCGTCCAAGCTTTCTGACGGCTCAAGTCCTTGGGCCAGTGAACGTAGACCAAGGAGCAGAGTCAGGTGCTTAAAACCCGGCTGtacttctccttcccttgccatcACAGATCCGGGCACAGCAGGCCACACTATTCTCCCAAGCAGCTACCCCAGGCCTTGGCTAGAGAGGAAACAGATGTCTAACAAGAAGAGAGGCAATTCAAGGAAGTGATGAAGCTCAAACAAAATCCTCTCTCTGGCTAGGAGCTCTCTGGCTTCCATTCATTTGGAGAACAAATCTTGGCTGAGAGTGGAAAACACCAGGTTTGAAATCAGATGgctcctcttctttcccttttttttttttttttttggctttcaaaTCTGTGCAGTAAAATTATTACTGGAGAGTAGAAGTTGCTCTAAGAGATTCCTCTGCCCCATCCTCAGGTCTTCCTTTGAATGCAACCTTTGGTGGCCAGCGCAAGAAATGATTAATGCCTCGTTTCAGAGAAGCAGTTGGGTAAGATCCAGTTGTGACTGACATTCAGACcctgcttttttaaaagaacatcaaCCTGAGGGGAACTTTCCAAATGTAAACACTGTATGGCTCATTTGCATAGTGACTGAAACCATCTTTTATGGAAGCTCCCTGTGTAACAAACAGCAGAATTAGCATCAGTAGTTTTCAGTAGGTTTGCCTGGCCAGTGTTCATACTCATGAAAAGTGAGAAATGATTTTGTTCTGGGGATGCA contains the following coding sequences:
- the SOWAHB gene encoding ankyrin repeat domain-containing protein SOWAHB isoform X2 gives rise to the protein MARELSQEALLDFLRQAGGRVTNAALLSHFKSFLRDPDTPPSQHQRRRELFKGFVNSVAAVRQDPDGTKYVVLKRRYRDLLGEEGLQRPSDPPAAAAPAGGAAPSFPLLARSGEPPPPPQQPRRRRREKELEEEPAGAADPAAGAGCDGLLASGAREAARRGGRRRGSSGHRAPVPAAAQDGARCAAAETQGGCCWECLQNGLGGLPGEPLLGSLPDTPTATASAWEKPAPAPPAQDDRGAPRPQREGAPAEPPPVSAAPRSPPTTVEAAGSGASPPALLSCPTPPGEPPELVTPSSLHYSTLKQQQQRTREWVARHPQIPKARDQGPIRAWSILPDNFPQLPSEPGFWVPESKPAPPDLPPPPHSLFPAVSESWPGKSPLAVFRSIRCQLSLQDLEDFVDQESHGSEESSSGPKESPGGSEEGLHLAPGAPDGRRLRNPAGAPSQGLRNREDGHPSQPVPIGAGGLAGHPQPLPWPVPKLRRSLRRSSRAERAQLSSSDEECLEGDLLKRSRRPPRSRRPSKVGATSSPRVDAALTPKPADLKATVVECGHPHSSWAPGGEKLAALIPTRSSEHKSSLVPLDAREHEWIVKLASGSWIQVLTLFWEDPQLALHKDFLTGYTALHWIAKHGDLRALQDLVSGAQKAGIALDINVKSSCGYTPLHLAAIHGHQGIIKLLVQRLASRVNVRDSSGKKPWQYLTSNTSGEIWQLLEAPRGKPIFSTYPLVRSSSPTRKAKSREISRSVTRKTSFAALLKSQHSKWRSANQYEKFPSLREREEYSD
- the SOWAHB gene encoding ankyrin repeat domain-containing protein SOWAHB isoform X1: MARELSQEALLDFLRQAGGRVTNAALLSHFKSFLRDPDTPPSQHQRRRELFKGFVNSVAAVRQDPDGTKYVVLKRRYRDLLGEEGLQRPSDPPAAAAPAGGAAPSFPLLARSGEPPPPPQQPRRRRREKELEEEPAGAADPAAGAGCDGLLASGAREAARRGGRRRGSSGHRAPVPAAAQDGARCAAAETQGGCCWECLQNGLGGLPGEPLLGSLPDTPTATASAWEKPAPAPPAQDDRGAPRPQREGAPAEPPPVSAAPRSPPTTVEAAGSGASPPALLSCPTPPGEPPELVTPSSLHYSTLKQQQQRTREWVARHPQIPKARDQGPIRAWSILPDNFPQLPSEPGFWVPESKPAPPDLPPPPHSLFPAVSESWPGKSPLAVFRSIRCQLSLQDLEDFVDQESHGSEESSSGPKESPGGSEEGLHLAPGAPDGRRLRNPAGAPSPKEGSPSRSLQGLRNREDGHPSQPVPIGAGGLAGHPQPLPWPVPKLRRSLRRSSRAERAQLSSSDEECLEGDLLKRSRRPPRSRRPSKVGATSSPRVDAALTPKPADLKATVVECGHPHSSWAPGGEKLAALIPTRSSEHKSSLVPLDAREHEWIVKLASGSWIQVLTLFWEDPQLALHKDFLTGYTALHWIAKHGDLRALQDLVSGAQKAGIALDINVKSSCGYTPLHLAAIHGHQGIIKLLVQRLASRVNVRDSSGKKPWQYLTSNTSGEIWQLLEAPRGKPIFSTYPLVRSSSPTRKAKSREISRSVTRKTSFAALLKSQHSKWRSANQYEKFPSLREREEYSD